CGAAAGGATCGACCTCCGCCCCGAGGCCGACGTCAGCGACCGCGAGCAGTCGCAGGCCACGATCCACGTCGCCCTCGATCGCCGCCCGGAGCGCCTGCAGCATCGCCCCCGTCATCGGCCCGGCGCTGTGCACCTCGTCGAACTCCCGATCCCCTGCGACGAGCCACGCGAGGGCGACGACCGGGTCACGGAGTTCGCGGTCCGCGCTGGTCTTCGCCGATCCCTCCCTGAGCGCGTCGAGCCAGGAGCGCATTCCTCGGCGATCCCCGCGCTCGGCGCACAGCACGGCGGCGAAGGCAGCCGCTCGCGCCCAGGCGTACCAGCGCTCCGGGTCATCGCCGTGGGGGTGCAGCACCGCCGTCTCGACCTCCGGGACTCCTCCGCGAAGGTGCGCCTGCGCCACGAACAGTCCGCCGAGACCGTGCAGGCGCACGAGCTCGTCCGCATCCGGGAACAGGGCGCCGAGCGTCTCTGCTGCGGCGACCGCGTAGCCGGCAGCGATCGCGGCGACTCCGGCGACGAGCAGCGCCTCGTCGCGGTGTGCGCCCGTGCTGTGCGCTGCGGCCTCGGCAGCCAATCCGAAGGCGCGCTCGCTCAGCCCGGCTTCCGAGTGCTCCCGCGCCACCCGGACGAGCTCGTCCGCGATCGCCGGATCGCGGACCGTCGATGCTCTCGCGGCGTGCCAGGCTGCGTCGATGCTCTCGCCTCGGGCCACGAAGAGCCGGTGCAGCCTCTCATGCACCGCGACGACAGCGGATGACGAGCTCGTCGCCTGCAGCCAGATCGCGAGTCGAGGGTCGGCGATCCTCGCGCGACCGGCGTGCAGCTCGAGCAGACCGCCGATCCGGGCCTCGGAGAGCTTCCGTGCGGAGCGACCGTCGAATTCGATCAACGGTCCGAGCCGGTCATCGAGGGTGAGAGACGCCGCGAGAAGCGTCGCCCTGTCTCGCTCAGACAGGTCGAGCCTCGCGAAGAGCAACTCGATCGGCGTCACCAGGGGCAGCGGCGACGGCAACGGACTGAGTCCTTGGCGCTGCTCCCCCTCCAGCTGCTCTGCGATGGCCGCGACGGACGC
This genomic interval from Microbacterium hydrocarbonoxydans contains the following:
- a CDS encoding helix-turn-helix transcriptional regulator, with product MSPDIVEIVLEELIRRDLSCAPHVVASLVVQVTADPASVAAIAEQLEGEQRQGLSPLPSPLPLVTPIELLFARLDLSERDRATLLAASLTLDDRLGPLIEFDGRSARKLSEARIGGLLELHAGRARIADPRLAIWLQATSSSSAVVAVHERLHRLFVARGESIDAAWHAARASTVRDPAIADELVRVAREHSEAGLSERAFGLAAEAAAHSTGAHRDEALLVAGVAAIAAGYAVAAAETLGALFPDADELVRLHGLGGLFVAQAHLRGGVPEVETAVLHPHGDDPERWYAWARAAAFAAVLCAERGDRRGMRSWLDALREGSAKTSADRELRDPVVALAWLVAGDREFDEVHSAGPMTGAMLQALRAAIEGDVDRGLRLLAVADVGLGAEVDPFVAGFERSPLVGAYRAVTEVLLLIWRGDIGAARERMRRAAVDLPVALPFAGLGVVMARRLDLAVLGHLGPVAKALTAALPTPLRIDLLVDRAVEAFLAGRSDEAALCMRLWRDRGAPEPTLVVPGLDEAVVVTGGAMWDQRTIEPPEVTLAQELRVRITSCSDEEWRSEAPLVVAAARTLTSPFSRGRVEAMIGTRSLIKGDTEAGRAHLAMARNLLEDAGADAWARAISVRLGNVDTGEHPFSPSRDPLASCRRVWESMLTAREFEVAMLVVSGSPNREIASALHVSVRTVEVHLGRVFAKLEVRTRVELTVLAHRIGQFV